The following proteins are co-located in the Takifugu flavidus isolate HTHZ2018 chromosome 16, ASM371156v2, whole genome shotgun sequence genome:
- the zmp:0000000662 gene encoding RING finger protein 145: MPRLEEVANVALRVPSILVLDLLYKYDIEGLTDRLKAKDEDMLFKYKYLIWNLYYIGHLVNVVVLTLPLRHIVTLYLHVLAALLLYMGHQISKDYVREELQYGYEGPVYLDSLAFNRFVSAMTSQIILSTLCAFLMKTRKVWLFSAHILPLLARFCAVPPASLLTVNTFSMGLTGAGTTVFLLSHLFLPYRLARAAYAQLVHMEVFELYRLLAVGISLWNQFAVPVLFSVFWFVLFIVQLCSDTMDGNASLGHQGILFFLLTSVSECCATPYSLLGLTFVVSYLALGLLNLCKFYLGGHAAVQNENVMHRGVTEGVTLLLLALQTGLLDMQALQRTFLLSIILFIVVTSTLQSMIEITDPVLLALGASRNRSVWKHFRGLSMCLLLLVFPVFMAYKISQFFHMDFWLLILVSSCMLTSLQVTGTMLIYSLFMVELFRTDPIESLDEVIYWVNAVSRVLEFLVALCVVAYGAWESLFGEWSWMGASVIIIHSYFNVWLRAQSGWRSFLLRQEAAKKINSLPRATAHQLQLHNDVCSICFQDMGSAVITYCGHFFHGNCLRKWLYVQETCPMCHQAIRPTLPGQGGAPTADSDLPVQDELQNEDNEVPQETDDTPAAPDPTELQEETETCCGTNHQPVEPRGGDHHHVGPGGDLAWSCTSGSTGHKEPQSVNGESGSWVEAPERAEDDSQSHHSGNASLLNSQTDVKSWTENSYNDVTQPYSG, from the exons ATGCCCCGTCTGGAGGAAGTGGCCAACGTTGCCCTCAGGGTGCCCAGCATCCTGGTGCTGGACCTGCTCTACAAATATGACATTGAGGGTTTGACTGATCGCCTCAAAGCCAAGGACGAAGACATGCTCTTCAAGTACAAATACCTGATCTGGAACCTGTACTACATAG GTCACCTGGTGAACGTGGTCGTGTTGACCCTCCCGCTCAGACACATTGTGACGCTTTACCTTCACGTCCTTGCTGCCCTTCTGCTCTACATGGGGCATCAGATTTCCAA GGATTATGTGCGTGAGGAGCTGCAGTATGGTTATGAAGGACCGGTGTACCTCGATTCTCTGGCCTTCAACAGATTTGTTTCTGCAATGACCA GTCAGATTATTCTCAGCACGCTGTGTGCCTTCCTCATGAAGACCAGGAAGGTGTGGCTGTTCTCCGCGCAcatcctccccctgctggccagaTTTTGCGCCgttcctcctgcctccctgttAACGGTCAACACCTTCTCCATGGGACTAACGGGAGCAGGAACCACAGTGTTCCTGCTCTCACATCTCTTCCTGCCCTATCGTCTGGCGAGGGCGGCGTATGCCCAGCTTGTGCACATGGAG gtgtttgagTTGTACAGACTTCTTGCAGTGGGAATCTCTCTGTGGAACCAATTTGCCGTCCCGGTGCTCTTCAGCGTCTTCTGGTTCGTTCTGTTCATTGTGCAGCTGTGCTCAGACACCATGGATGGAAATGCCTCGCTAGGCCATCAGGGAATTCTGTTCTTCCTGCTCACAAG TGTCTCTGAGTGTTGTGCCACCCCCTACTCTCTCTTGGGCCTGACCTTCGTGGTGTCCTATCTTGCTCTCGGACTGCTCAACCTATGCAAGTTCTACCTGGGAGGCCATGCAGCTGTTCAGAATGAAAATGTCAtgcacag AGGTGTGACCGAAGGCgtcacgttgctgctgctcGCCCTCCAGACGGGCCTGCTGGACATGCAGGCGCTGCAGCGCACCTTCCTCCTCAGtatcatcctcttcatcgtgGTGACTTCAACTCTGCAGTCAATGATCGAAATAACCGATCCTGTCCTCTTGGCGCTGGGTGCGTCCCGAAACAG GAGTGTGTGGAAACACTTCCGAGGCCTCAGCATGTGTCTCCTTCTGCTGGTTTTTCCTGTGTTTATGGCTTATAAAATCTCCCAGTTCTTCCACATGGACTTCTGGCTCCTGATACTGGTTTCTAGCTGCATGCTGACTTCCCTTCAG GTTACAGGCACTATGCTGATCTACTCACTCTTCATGGTGGAACTGTTCCGCACCGACCCGATCGAAAGCTTGGACGAGGTGATCTACTGGGTAAACGCCGTCAGCAGGGTGCTCGAGTTCCTGGTGGCGCTCTGTGTGGTGGCCTACGGAGCCTGGGAGTCCCTGTTTGGTGAATGGAGCTGGATGGGCGCTTccgtcatcatcatccactCCTACTTCAACGTGTGGCTACGTGCTCAGTCCGGCTGGAGGAGCTTCctgctcagacaggaagcagctaaGAAGATCAACTCCCTCCCCCGAGCCACAGcccaccagctgcagctgcacaatGACGTCTGTTCCATCTGTTTTCAG GACATGGGCTCTGCTGTGATCACATACTGTGGACATTTCTTTCATGGCAACTGCCTCCGCAAGTGGTTATACGTGCAAGAGACGTGCCCCATGTGCCACCAAGCCATTCGTCCCACCCTTCCAGGCCAGGGTGGCGCTCCAACTGCTGACTCAGACCTCCCTGTCCAGGACGAGCTTCAGAATGAGGACAACGAGGTGCCCCAGGAGACAGACGACACCCCTGCTGCGCCTGATcccactgagctgcaggaggagactgAGACCTGTTGTGGGACAAATCATCAACCAGTAGAACCTCGGGGGGGCGACCACCATCATGTCGGCCCCGGTGGAGATCTTGCGTGGAGCTGCACTTCAGGTTCAACAGGGCACAAAGAACCACAAAGTGTTAATGGTGAAAGTGGCAGCTGGGTGGAGGCACCTGAAAGGGCCGAGGATGACAGCCAATCACACCACTCTGGCAATGCAAGCCTCCTAAATAGCCAAACAGATGTTAAATCGTGGACGGAAAACTCGTACAACGATGTGACCCAGCCTTACAGTGGTTGA
- the LOC130513328 gene encoding ubiquitin-conjugating enzyme E2-17 kDa-like isoform X2, translating into MALKRINKELSDLSRDPPSQCSAGPVGDDLFHWQATIMGPADSPYQGGVFFLTIHFPTDYPFKPPKVAFTTRIYHPNINSNGSICLDILRSQWSPALTISKVLLSICSLLCDPNPDDPLVPEIARIYKTDVARYTKTAKEWTTKYAM; encoded by the exons ATGGCTTTGAAAAGGATTAACAAG GAGCTGTCTGACCTGTCTCGTGACCCTCCATCCCAGTGCTCAGCAGGCCCGGTGGGCGACGACT TGTTTCACTGGCAGGCTACAATCATGGGACCA GCTGACAGTCCATATCAGGGGGGAGTTTTCTTCTTGACAATTCATTTTCCAACAGATTATCCTTTCAAACCACCCAAG GTTGCATTTACCACACGAATCTACCACCCAAATATTAATAGTAATGGCAGCATCTGTCTGGATATCCTCAGATCACAGTGGTCTCCTGCACTTACCATCTCTAAAG TTCTTCTCTCCATTTGCTCACTTCTATGTGACCCGAACCCTGATGACCCGCTGGTACCAGAGATCGCACGGATCTACAAAACAGACGTCGCCAG ATACACCAAAACGGCAAAAGAATGGACAACCAAATATGCAATGTGA
- the cpxm1a gene encoding probable carboxypeptidase X1, which translates to MDKSCFLAAVLLLGGFVDTALMVDASTESFLTLTTATTAATAEAVTPQHETDAPTPTAAPSKSTSSSGRAEQQDSTEEDSGEDEKTQLECPPLGLESLRVDDSQIQASSYQRMGLGPHRGRLNIQSGIEDGDMYDGAWCAMHRDQHQWLEVDALHLTRFTGVILQGRNSIWSWDWVTTYKVQLSNDSVTWSSCMNGTQEAIFEGNQNPEIPVLGRLPVPTVARFIRINPQTWYPNGTVCLRAEVLGCRVDDPANRLDSEGDTISPDSLDFRHHNYTEMRKLMRSVAEECPDITHIYTIGKSYLGLKLYVMVISDNPTKHELGEPEFRYVAGMHGNEVLGRELVLNLMQYLCKEYKKGNRRVVRLVTETRIHLLPSMNPDGYESAYEKGSELAGWAEGRYTVEGIDLNHNFPDLNNIMWQAQEKAGDATKVANHYIPMPEYYTEEDATVAPETRAVINWMQEIPFVLSANLHGGELVVTYPYDCTRDWAPQEDTPTADNAFFRWLATVYASTNLVMSNPNRRHCHYEDFQRHHNIINGGAWHTVPGSMNDFSYLHHNCFEVTVELSCDKFPHASELPIEWENNKESLLVYMEQVHRGIKGVIRDKVTKKGIPDAIVKVEDHSHDIRSAADGDYWRLLNPGEYKVVVWAEGYFPSMRRCQVGMEPRPTICDFTLTQTPIERLKEIRASGGKVPQDLQLRLRALRLRKLRASTKAINRRREQQQQARRARRARSTGARRA; encoded by the exons ATGGACAAGTCCTGCTTTTTGGCTGCAGTGCTCCTCCTTGGAGGGTTTGTGGACACGGCGTTGATGGTCGACGCCTCGACGGAGAGCTTTTTAACCTTGACCACCGCGACGACCGCCGCCACGGCCGAGGCTGTGACGCCGCAGCACGAGACAGACGCGCCGACTCCGACGGCGGCTCCCAGTAAATcgaccagcagcagcggcagagccgagcagcaggacagcacagaggaggacagcGGAGAAGATGAGAAGACTCAGCTGG AGTGTCCTCCCCTCGGCCTGGAGTCTCTGCGGGTCGATGACAGCCAGATTCAAGCCTCCTCCTACCAGCGGATGGGTTTAGGTCCGCACAGAGGGAGGCTGAATATCCAG TCTGGCATTGAAGACGGGGACATGTACGACGGGGCCTGGTGCGCCATGCACCGGGACCAGCACCAGTGGCTGGAGGTGGACGCCCTCCACCTCACCCGCTTCACCGGAGTCATCCTGCAGGGCCGGAACTCCATCTGGAG TTGGGATTGGGTCACCACCTACAAAGTCCAGCTGAGCAACGATTCTgtgacctggagcagctgcatgAACGGGACTCAAGAAGCA ATCTTTGAAGGGAACCAGAATCCAGAGATCCCGGTCCTGGGGCGGCTTCCTGTTCCCACCGTCGCCCGTTTCATCCGCATCAACCCTCAGACTTGGTACCCCAACGGCACCGTCTGCCTCAGAGCGGAGGTCCTCGGCTGCCGTGTTGATG ATCCAGCCAACCGCTTGGACTCAGAGGGAGACACCATCTCCCCGGACTCCCTGGACTTCAGGCACCATAACTACACAGAGATGAGGAAG CTCATGAGGTCCGTGGCCGAGGAGTGTCCCGAcatcacacacatctacacCATCGGGAAGAGCTACTTGGGCCTCAAACTGTACGTCATGGTGATCTCGGACAACCCCACAAAACACGAGCTGG GAGAGCCAGAGTTTCGCTACGTGGCAGGGATGCACGGCAACGAGGTGCTCGGCCGAGAGCTGGTCCTCAACCTCATGCAGTACCTGTGCAAAGAATACAAAAAGGGCAACCGGCGTGTTGTCCGGCTGGTGACCGAGACGCGAATCCACCTCCTGCCGTCCATGAACCCTGACGGCTATGAAAGTGCTTATGAGAAG GGCTCAGAACTGGCCGGATGGGCTGAGGGTCGCTACACCGTCGAAGGGATTGACCTGAACCACAACTTTCCAGACCTGAACAATATCATGTGGCAGGCTCAGGAGAAGGCAGGAGACGCTACCAAAGTCGCCAACCACTACATCCCCATGCCAGAATACTACACCGAAGAAGATGCGACG GTCGCCCCAGAGACCCGAGCGGTCATCAACTGGATGCAGGAGATTCCCTTCGTGCTCAGCGCCAACCTGCACGGGGGGGAGCTGGTGGTCACGTACCCGTACGACTGCACCCGGGACTGGGCCCCGCAGGAGGACACCCCCACGGCGGACAACGCCTTCTTCCGCTGGCTGGCCACCGTCTACGCCTCCACCAACCTGGTGATGTCCAACCCCAACCGCCGCCATTGCCACTACGAGGATTTCCAGCGGCACCACAACATCATCAACGGGGGAGCCTGGCACACCGTCCCCGGCA GCATGAACGACTTCAGCTACCTGCACCACAACTGCTTCGAGGTGACGGTGGAGCTGTCCTGTGACAAGTTCCCTCACGCCAGCGAGCTGCCCATCGAGTGGGAGAACAACAAGGAGTCCCTGCTGGTCTACATGGAGCAG GTTCACAGAGGCATCAAAGGTGTGATCAGAGACAAGGTGACCAAAAAGGGGATCCCTGATGCCATCGTCAAGGTGGAGGACCACAGCCACGACATCCGGTCAG CTGCTGACGGGGACTACTGGCGGCTGCTGAACCCCGGCGAGTACAAGGTGGTGGTCTGGGCGGAGGGGTACTTCCCATCCATGCGTCGGTGCCAGGTGGGCATGGAGCCACGCCCAACGATCTGCGACTTCACATTGACCCAAACACCCATCGAGAGGCTGAAAGAGATCCGGGCTAGTGGAGGAAAGGTCCCTCAGGACCTGCAGCTGCGTCTCCGCGCTCTGAGGCTCCGAAAGCTTCGGGCCAGCACCAAAGCCATCAACCGCcgcagggagcagcagcagcaggcccgGAGGGCCCGGAGGGCCCGGTCGACCGGAGCCAGGAGAGCATGA
- the LOC130513328 gene encoding ubiquitin-conjugating enzyme E2-17 kDa-like isoform X1, with translation MALKRINKELSDLSRDPPSQCSAGPVGDDLFHWQATIMGPADSPYQGGVFFLTIHFPTDYPFKPPKVAFTTRIYHPNINSNGSICLDILRSQWSPALTISKVLLSICSLLCDPNPDDPLVPEIARIYKTDVARYNKLAQEWTTKYAML, from the exons ATGGCTTTGAAAAGGATTAACAAG GAGCTGTCTGACCTGTCTCGTGACCCTCCATCCCAGTGCTCAGCAGGCCCGGTGGGCGACGACT TGTTTCACTGGCAGGCTACAATCATGGGACCA GCTGACAGTCCATATCAGGGGGGAGTTTTCTTCTTGACAATTCATTTTCCAACAGATTATCCTTTCAAACCACCCAAG GTTGCATTTACCACACGAATCTACCACCCAAATATTAATAGTAATGGCAGCATCTGTCTGGATATCCTCAGATCACAGTGGTCTCCTGCACTTACCATCTCTAAAG TTCTTCTCTCCATTTGCTCACTTCTATGTGACCCGAACCCTGATGACCCGCTGGTACCAGAGATCGCACGGATCTACAAAACAGACGTCGCCAG GTACAATAAACTAGCTCAGGAGTGGACGACAAAGTATGCCATGCTTTAG
- the manba gene encoding beta-mannosidase encodes MNIFVLSFFLCLFRGVLLELLRRQETLNLNGKWILSNGSVSLAAEVPGCVHTALHQQGHIQEPYFRFNDLSYRWIAYDNWTYARIFNVSPELRAKEKILLVFDGVDTVSSIWLNGVKVGSTDNMFRRYDFQVGDVLTDGENVLKVVFMSPVLYASQRSRAHSAYRVPPECPPDVQKGECHVNFIRKEQRSFSWDWGPSFPTAGLWKQVRLVAFDVLHLLQLSSLPLLDVRTSQWRVQVDVIVDAAQDTNMLIVLSVPELDSEQSFQTRFLQGKSKNSLTLNINKTSPVRLWWPNGHGAQPGYRLTVTGFQGGSLMLKTETKVYFRTVELIQDPVVGSPGLTFYFRINGKAIFLKGSNWIPAHSFQDQVTAAVLRNLLQSAVDANMNTLRVWGGGVYEQDLFYSLCDELGIMVWQDFMFACAMYPTEGDFLETVREEIIQQVRRLKSHPSVIVWSGNNENEAALATDWFHIPVSQRPVYLKDYVRLYVDTIKLLVQEEDQTRPFLVSSPTNGAESEQEGWVAANPYDPLYGDTHFYSYLLDCWDWRTFPRTRFASEYGFQSWPSFSTLRPVSLREDWSYSGRFASHRQHHESGNQQMLQQAALHFTLPNSSDPIRQYTDTLYLTQVMQAQCVKVQTEFYRRSRTELVDGRGHTMGALYWQLNDIWQAPSWSSIEFGGKWKMLHYFAQNFFAAVLPVGFEDDDVLHIYAVSDLSGDTTLWAVVNVYSWAELDPVCSLKSEPHLVPAGSAVGVFQQPVAALLAGCGRCTRFSCLLTFHLEDATGQQGPTNHHFLSSPKDAQGLQSPNITVEVREDKTGYLMSLRSAAVAPFVWLDVGGIPGRFSSNGFLMVSRNMTVTFHAWQPTSVSELTRALSVKSLRDVY; translated from the exons AtgaacatttttgttttatccttctttttgtgtttgtttcgtGGGGTTTTATTAGAACTTTTGAGGCGACAAGAGACCTTAAATCTGAATGGAAAGTGGATCCTTTCCAATGGTTCCGTGTCTCTGGCGGCCGAGGTTCCTGGTTGTGTTCACACAGCTCTGCACCAGCAGGGACACATCCAG GAGCCGTATTTCAGGTTCAATGATTTGTCCTACCGGTGGATCGCTTATGATAACTGGACGTATGCAAGAATATTTAATGTCTCTCCAGAGCTGAG AGCCAAAGAAAAGATTCTTCTGGTTTTTGATGGCGTTGACACGGTATCATCAATTTGGCTCAACGGAGTCAAAGTTGGCAGCACAGACAACATGTTCCGTAGATAC GATTTCCAAGTTGGAGACGTGCTGACGGATGGAGAAAATGTGCTGAAAGTGGTCTTCATGTCTCCGGTTCTTTATGCATCTCAGAGGTCTCGAGCTCATTCGGCCTACAGAGTTCCTCCCGAGTGTCCTCCAGACGTCCAGAAGGGGGAATGTCACGTCAACTTCATCAGAAAA GAACAAAGGTCTTTCAGTTGGGATTGGGGACCTTCGTTTCCTACAGCGGGGCTCTGGAAGCAGGTCCGCCTGGTGGCCTTCGATGTGCTGCACCTCCTCCaactctcctctctcccacttCTTG ATGTCAGAACCTCTCAGTGGAGGGTCCAGGTGGACGTCATTGTGGATGCTGCTCAGGACACCAACATGCTTATTGTTCTGTCTGTCCCTGAACTGGACTCGGAGCAGAGCTTCCAGACCCGGTTTCTCCAAGGAAAATCCAAGAACAGTCTGACCTTAAACATCAACAAG ACTAGTCCGGTGAGGCTGTGGTGGCCCAACGGGCACGGAGCCCAACCCGGCTACCGTCTCACCGTCACTGGCTTTCAGGGTGGATCTTTGATGCTAAAGACGGAAACAAAG GTGTATTTCCGCACAGTAGAACTCATCCAGGACCCGGTCGTCGGGTCTCCGGGACTGACTTTTTATTTCCGCATCAATGGAAAAGCCATCTTTCTGAAAGGATCCAACTGGATCCCAGCCCACTCCTTCCAGGACCAGGTCACCGCCGCTGT CTTACGGAACCTGCTGCAGTCCGCCGTGGATGCCAACATGAACACCCTCAGGGTCTGGGGGGGAGGAGTGTATGAACAGGATCTCTTCTACAGCCTCTGTGATGAGCTGGGGATCATG GTGTGGCAGGACTTCATGTTCGCCTGTGCCATGTATCCCACTGAGGGCGACTTCCTGGAGACGGTGAGGGAGGAGATCATCCAACAG GTTCGACGCCTCAAGTCACACCCTTCCGTCATCGTTTGGAGCGGGAACAATGAGAACGAAGCGGCTCTGGCCACAGACTGGTTCCACATCCCAGTTTCCCAGAGGCCTGTGTACCTGAAGGATTATGTGAGGCTGTACGTTGACACCATAAAGCTGCTGGTGCAGGAG GAGGACCAGACTCGCCCCTTTCTGGTCTCCAGTCCGACCAACGGGGCTGAATCGGAGCAGGAAGGGTGGGTGGCTGCCAACCCCTACGACCCCCTCTACGGGGACACGCACTTCTACAGCTACCTGCTGGACTGCTGGGACTGGAGGACGTTCCCTCGGACCCGCTTCGCCTCCGAGTACGGTTTCCAGTCCTGGCCCTCCTTCTCCACGCTGCGGCCG GTTTCCCTCAGAGAAGACTGGAGCTACAGCGGTCGGTTCGCGTCCCATCGCCAGCACCACGAGAGCGGGAACCAGCAGATGTTGCAGCAGGCGGCCCTGCACTTCACCCTCCCAAACTCCAGCGATCCCATCAGACAGTACACAGACACGCTCTACCTGACGCAG GTCATGCAGGCTCAGTGTGTGAAGGTTCAGACGGAGTTTTATCGCCGCAGTCGGACTGAGCTCGTCGATGGCAGAGGTCACACCATGGGCGCCCTCTACTGGCAGCTTAACGACATTTGGCAGGCGCCCTCCTGGTCGTCGATCG AGTTTGGGGGGAAGTGGAAAATGCTGCACTACTTTGCACAGAACTTTTTCGCGGCCGTCCTTCCTGTCGGCTTTGAGGACGATGATGTGCTGCACATCTACGCCGTTTCGGACCTGAGTGGCGACACGACACTCTGGGCTGTG GTGAACGTGTACTCGTGGGCAGAATTGGACCCCGTGTGTTCTCTCAAGTCCGAGCCCCACCTGGTCCCCGCAGGCAGCGCCGTCGGCGTCTTCCAGCAGCCAGTCGCCGCCCTGCTGGCAGGATGTGGGCGCTGCACCCGCTTTTCCTGCCTGCTCACCTTTCATCTGGAGGACGCCACCGGCCAGCAGGGTCCCACAaaccatcacttcctgtcctcacctAAAGATGCTCAGGGTCTCCAGAGCCCAAACATCACA GTAGAGGTGCGCGAGGATAAGACGGGATACCTCATGAGCCTTCGCTCTGCTGCCGTGGCTCCTTTCGTCTGGCTCGATGTGGGAGGTATCCCAGGGCGTTTCAGCTCCAACGGATTCCTGATGGTTTCCAGAAACATGACAGTCACTTTTCACGCCTGGCAGCCGACCAGTGTGTCAGAACTCACCCGGGCCCTCAGCGTCAAGTCTTTACGGGACGTATACtga